One window of the Pseudofrankia sp. DC12 genome contains the following:
- a CDS encoding type II toxin-antitoxin system prevent-host-death family antitoxin produces MRTGRTLTITDHGRPVARLMPVTEPTQLEQLIAEGLVEPARSGTWTRPRPIAATGTVSDLVSEQRG; encoded by the coding sequence GTGCGCACGGGGCGCACCCTGACCATCACCGACCACGGCCGCCCCGTCGCCCGCCTCATGCCCGTCACGGAGCCCACCCAGCTCGAACAACTGATCGCGGAGGGACTGGTGGAGCCGGCCCGGTCGGGCACCTGGACGAGACCTCGACCGATCGCGGCGACTGGCACTGTCAGCGATCTCGTCAGCGAGCAGCGCGGATGA
- a CDS encoding acyl-CoA dehydrogenase family protein yields MTDVPMAEALTGTETSGRAVHGASIPDAELSSRVEAASGVEAVRTSGAAGLLGALLPAQRWSPAETALLAELDRVAETELAPRAAANDAAGRYPTASIAALRAAGLTAVSVPVDLGGPGVSHRFFLEALVRLAAVDSAVAQVWKVHDELTREILVYCPDDLRPWLAGELLAGKMLGLAVAETGKTAADPWKTVVMTADDGRRVINGTKIYTTGAAEADYVATWAFDPVAGAGDPFLGFALTLVPAGTPGMTVHRDWDALGQRATDSGTITFEDVTVDPALAGSVPGRAPLPQNSVRYQAGFAAALLGIGIGALRAASGFVATGTRPWVTAGVTRAADDPMVRRLTGELATDLAAAYALTLATGDLLDAFERGELDRTALAIPIYAAKAAASRAAVRATSEIYALMGTRSTAAGHGLDRHWRNARILSLHDPVDWKHAELGQYLLTGQAPEPGIYT; encoded by the coding sequence ATGACGGATGTACCCATGGCCGAGGCACTGACCGGCACCGAGACCTCGGGCCGTGCCGTGCACGGGGCATCGATCCCCGATGCCGAGCTCAGCAGCCGTGTCGAGGCCGCGAGCGGCGTCGAGGCCGTCCGCACGAGCGGCGCGGCGGGACTGCTCGGCGCACTGCTGCCCGCCCAGCGCTGGAGCCCGGCGGAGACCGCGCTGCTCGCCGAGCTCGACCGGGTCGCCGAGACGGAGCTGGCACCACGCGCGGCCGCGAACGACGCGGCCGGCCGCTATCCCACGGCAAGCATCGCCGCCCTGCGCGCCGCCGGCCTGACCGCGGTCAGCGTGCCGGTGGATCTCGGCGGGCCGGGCGTCTCGCACCGGTTCTTCCTGGAGGCGCTGGTCCGCCTGGCCGCCGTCGACAGCGCGGTGGCGCAGGTCTGGAAGGTCCACGACGAGCTGACCCGGGAGATCCTGGTCTACTGCCCGGACGACCTGCGCCCATGGCTGGCCGGGGAGCTCCTGGCGGGGAAGATGCTCGGCCTCGCGGTCGCCGAGACCGGCAAGACCGCCGCCGACCCGTGGAAGACCGTCGTCATGACCGCCGACGACGGCCGCCGGGTGATCAACGGAACGAAGATCTACACCACCGGCGCGGCCGAGGCCGACTACGTCGCCACCTGGGCGTTCGACCCGGTCGCCGGGGCCGGCGACCCGTTCCTCGGGTTCGCGCTGACCCTCGTCCCCGCCGGCACTCCCGGGATGACCGTCCACCGCGACTGGGACGCGCTCGGCCAGCGGGCCACCGACAGCGGGACGATCACCTTCGAGGACGTCACGGTCGACCCGGCCCTCGCCGGCAGCGTGCCCGGCCGGGCACCGCTGCCCCAGAACTCGGTCCGCTACCAGGCCGGCTTCGCCGCGGCGCTGCTCGGCATCGGTATCGGCGCGCTGAGGGCCGCGAGTGGCTTCGTCGCCACGGGCACCCGGCCCTGGGTGACGGCCGGCGTCACGCGGGCCGCCGACGACCCGATGGTCCGCCGGCTGACCGGCGAGCTGGCCACCGACCTCGCGGCCGCCTACGCGCTGACCCTGGCCACTGGCGACCTCCTCGACGCCTTCGAACGCGGCGAGCTCGACCGCACGGCGCTGGCCATCCCGATCTACGCGGCCAAGGCGGCCGCCTCCCGCGCCGCCGTCCGCGCCACCAGCGAGATCTACGCCCTGATGGGCACCCGTTCCACCGCAGCCGGCCACGGCCTCGACCGCCACTGGCGCAACGCCCGCATCCTGTCCCTGCACGACCCCGTCGACTGGAAGCACGCCGAGCTGGGCCAGTACCTCCTCACCGGCCAAGCCCCCGAACCCGGCATCTACACCTGA
- the add gene encoding adenosine deaminase, translating to MSAFLRFLDWEGGLVRTPEQAARAAYRFAARESASGVRYADVIINPTHWGAWHGRLGALFGAFAAGLDEAEQDGLCVVNLCASLLRQQSPAEAAELVDWIVEARPPRLVALSIDGDERAAGRTGPRFAEAFGRAAGAGLRRTVHAGESSGPQGVWDALDLLQAERIDHGVRAAEDPALLHRLADSQVPLGVCPRSNLALGLYPDRASHPLPALRAAGVAVTVNTDDPAAMGYRLESEWVACADAYGWGLPELAGLARASVTASFAALELQAALLADVDRFVADRTRSPNGSPGPAGGPALPEGPNASDGPAPAGDAG from the coding sequence TTGTCGGCGTTCCTGCGGTTCCTGGACTGGGAGGGCGGGCTGGTCCGGACGCCGGAGCAGGCGGCTCGGGCGGCCTACCGGTTCGCGGCCCGGGAGAGTGCCTCCGGCGTCCGGTACGCCGACGTGATCATCAACCCGACTCACTGGGGCGCCTGGCACGGCCGGCTCGGCGCGCTGTTCGGCGCGTTCGCGGCCGGCCTCGACGAGGCCGAGCAGGACGGCCTGTGCGTCGTCAACCTGTGCGCGTCGCTGCTGCGCCAGCAGTCCCCGGCCGAGGCGGCCGAGCTGGTCGACTGGATCGTCGAGGCCCGCCCGCCGCGCCTGGTGGCGCTCTCGATCGACGGCGACGAGCGGGCCGCCGGGCGCACCGGCCCGCGGTTCGCCGAGGCCTTCGGCCGCGCGGCGGGCGCCGGGCTGCGCCGGACCGTCCACGCCGGCGAGTCCTCCGGCCCGCAGGGCGTCTGGGACGCGCTCGACCTGCTGCAGGCCGAGCGGATCGACCACGGGGTCCGCGCCGCGGAGGATCCAGCGCTGCTGCACCGCCTCGCGGACTCCCAGGTGCCGCTGGGGGTCTGCCCGCGCTCGAACCTGGCGCTCGGGCTCTACCCCGACCGGGCGAGCCACCCGCTGCCCGCCCTGCGCGCCGCCGGCGTCGCCGTCACTGTCAACACCGACGACCCGGCGGCGATGGGCTACCGGCTGGAGTCCGAGTGGGTGGCCTGCGCGGACGCGTACGGCTGGGGCCTGCCCGAGCTCGCCGGCCTCGCCCGTGCGTCGGTCACCGCCAGCTTCGCGGCACTGGAGCTGCAGGCCGCCCTGCTGGCCGACGTGGACCGTTTCGTCGCGGACCGGACCCGGTCGCCGAACGGGAGCCCCGGCCCAGCCGGCGGCCCGGCACTGCCCGAGGGCCCCAACGCGTCCGATGGCCCGGCACCGGCGGGCGACGCGGGATGA
- a CDS encoding adenine deaminase C-terminal domain-containing protein encodes MTAGAATVEIDAAGLHVAPTFVDAHLHIEYTMLTPGELARLTVPRGTVCVLTDPDCMANVAGTAGMDVMRSYFKRAFHVELPVLDGLVQPDVDRDVLKIAVVDRHHGDGLTGVGFVRGFTLRSGAVAISTNCTNANVVAVGTSDADLVAAVRALRELGGGFVAVADGAVLAAVPLPVGGLMSDAPFEQTRDALAAAQDAAVALGCGIRSPYLVLSFVGLAVVPDLGLTELGLVDAVAQRFTDVVLDLRETGVTCRCPSHGYPVHALMDPSTADGGLGQRAP; translated from the coding sequence ATGACCGCCGGGGCGGCCACCGTCGAGATCGACGCGGCCGGCCTGCACGTCGCCCCGACGTTCGTCGACGCGCACCTGCACATCGAGTACACGATGCTCACCCCGGGCGAGCTGGCCCGCCTCACGGTCCCGCGCGGGACCGTCTGCGTGCTCACCGACCCGGACTGCATGGCCAACGTCGCCGGGACGGCGGGGATGGACGTCATGCGCAGCTACTTCAAGCGGGCGTTCCACGTCGAGCTGCCGGTGCTCGACGGTCTGGTCCAGCCGGACGTCGACCGTGACGTCCTGAAGATCGCGGTGGTCGACCGCCACCACGGCGACGGGCTGACCGGGGTCGGGTTCGTGCGCGGCTTCACGCTGCGGTCCGGGGCGGTGGCGATCTCGACGAACTGCACCAACGCCAACGTCGTGGCCGTCGGGACGAGCGACGCCGACCTGGTCGCCGCGGTGCGGGCGCTGCGCGAGCTGGGCGGCGGGTTCGTCGCCGTGGCGGACGGCGCGGTGCTCGCCGCGGTCCCGCTCCCGGTCGGCGGGCTGATGAGCGACGCCCCGTTCGAGCAGACCCGGGACGCGCTCGCCGCCGCGCAGGACGCGGCGGTGGCGCTCGGTTGCGGCATCCGTTCGCCCTATCTGGTGCTGTCGTTCGTCGGCCTGGCCGTCGTCCCCGACCTGGGGCTGACCGAGCTGGGCCTGGTCGACGCGGTCGCGCAGCGGTTCACCGACGTGGTCCTCGACCTCCGCGAGACCGGTGTGACCTGCCGCTGCCCGAGCCACGGTTACCCAGTCCACGCCCTGATGGACCCGAGCACCGCCGACGGCGGGCTCGGTCAGCGGGCGCCGTAG
- a CDS encoding sulfite exporter TauE/SafE family protein: MSGAAVMFLVVAGVLAGITGTVGLASLVSYPALLAVGLPPLDANVTNTVALVFIALGAVGGSRPELAGQAPRVLRFGALTLVGGSAGAVLLLTTPPGAFRLAVPWLIAAAGVLLALQPRLVRRGTGALEEHGLPIRLAVLGVGVYLGYFGAGGGVAMLAVLALTLPEPLARVNAVKTVSSGFANLLATIIFAFSGPVHWAAAGPLAVGLLAGGYAGPAVVRLAPATVIRLLVAVAALGLAVWLGLDAYGAR, encoded by the coding sequence GTGAGCGGCGCCGCCGTAATGTTCCTGGTCGTCGCCGGAGTCCTCGCGGGGATCACCGGGACGGTTGGGCTCGCGTCGCTGGTGTCCTACCCGGCGCTGCTCGCGGTCGGGCTGCCGCCGCTGGACGCCAACGTCACCAACACCGTGGCCCTGGTGTTCATCGCGCTCGGCGCGGTCGGCGGCTCACGGCCCGAGCTCGCCGGGCAGGCCCCGCGCGTGCTGCGGTTCGGGGCGCTGACCCTGGTCGGTGGCTCGGCCGGCGCCGTCCTGCTGCTGACCACCCCGCCTGGCGCGTTCCGGCTCGCGGTGCCCTGGCTGATCGCGGCCGCCGGGGTGCTGCTGGCGCTGCAGCCGCGCCTGGTGCGCCGGGGCACCGGCGCGTTGGAGGAGCACGGGCTGCCGATCCGGCTGGCGGTGCTCGGGGTGGGGGTCTATCTCGGCTACTTCGGCGCCGGTGGCGGCGTCGCGATGCTCGCCGTCCTCGCGCTGACACTGCCGGAGCCGCTGGCCCGGGTCAACGCGGTCAAGACCGTCTCGTCGGGCTTCGCGAACCTGTTGGCCACGATCATCTTCGCGTTCTCCGGCCCGGTGCACTGGGCCGCGGCCGGCCCGCTCGCCGTCGGTCTGCTCGCCGGCGGCTACGCCGGGCCCGCGGTCGTGCGCCTCGCCCCTGCCACCGTGATCCGCCTGCTGGTCGCCGTCGCCGCGCTCGGCCTCGCGGTCTGGCTCGGCCTCGACGCCTACGGCGCCCGCTGA
- a CDS encoding Gfo/Idh/MocA family oxidoreductase gives MAGVAERIRWGIAGTGMIARDFARDLALVKDAELVAVGSRAAASAEAFGAELGIPRRHASYAALADDPEVDVVYVASPHTGHLAHTLRFLGAGRHVLCEKPLAVNAAQAAAMAAAARQAGRFLMEAVWSRFTPGYRALRSVLDAGEIGDLLLVEAEFGFRAGFDPAHRLFNPDLAGGSVLDIGIYPVQFAHLLLGTPVAVTASGVLGSTGVDEHVVAVLRYADGALAVAKSSLRADLPGAARVVGTLGSIELPSSMWAPEAVVVHAPAAPSRIGADDAEPVPPRRIDTPLDGIGLHYQVRHVHDRLRAGHLDSDVMPLAESIRIAETLDAIRAAVGVHYPDDEQIA, from the coding sequence ATGGCTGGCGTGGCAGAGCGGATCCGGTGGGGCATCGCCGGCACGGGAATGATCGCGCGGGACTTCGCCCGTGACCTCGCCCTCGTCAAGGACGCGGAGCTGGTCGCCGTGGGCTCGCGGGCCGCGGCGAGCGCCGAGGCGTTCGGCGCCGAGCTCGGCATACCTCGCCGGCACGCCTCGTACGCGGCGCTGGCCGACGACCCCGAGGTCGACGTCGTCTACGTGGCCTCGCCGCACACCGGGCACCTGGCTCACACGCTGCGGTTCCTCGGCGCCGGCAGGCACGTGCTGTGCGAGAAGCCGCTCGCCGTGAACGCGGCGCAGGCCGCCGCGATGGCCGCCGCCGCGCGCCAGGCCGGGCGATTCCTGATGGAGGCCGTCTGGAGCCGGTTCACTCCGGGTTACCGCGCGCTGCGCTCGGTCCTCGACGCCGGGGAGATCGGCGACCTGCTCCTCGTCGAGGCCGAGTTCGGCTTCCGAGCCGGCTTCGACCCGGCCCATCGGCTGTTCAACCCGGACCTGGCCGGCGGCAGTGTGCTGGACATCGGCATCTATCCGGTCCAGTTCGCGCACCTGCTGCTCGGCACGCCGGTCGCGGTGACCGCGAGCGGGGTGCTGGGCTCGACCGGCGTCGACGAGCACGTCGTCGCCGTGCTGCGCTACGCCGACGGCGCGCTCGCCGTGGCGAAGTCCTCGCTGCGGGCCGACCTGCCGGGCGCGGCCCGGGTCGTCGGCACGCTCGGCTCGATCGAGCTGCCCAGCTCGATGTGGGCGCCCGAGGCCGTCGTCGTCCACGCTCCCGCGGCGCCGAGCAGGATCGGCGCGGACGACGCGGAACCGGTGCCCCCGCGCCGGATCGACACGCCGCTGGACGGCATCGGGCTGCACTATCAGGTCCGGCATGTCCACGACCGGCTGCGCGCCGGCCACCTCGACAGCGACGTCATGCCGCTGGCCGAGAGCATCCGGATCGCCGAGACGCTGGACGCCATCCGCGCCGCGGTCGGCGTCCACTACCCGGACGACGAGCAGATCGCGTAG
- a CDS encoding nitronate monooxygenase family protein → MRTPICDQLGIEFPIFAFSHCRDVVAAVSRAGGFGVLGALAFNAEELEVELSWIDDHVDGRPYGVDIVMPNAYMGKGEGFTREKISGLVPPEHRAFVDGVLAEYGVPPLPDEAEDGRDIKAAGLAVDLEGPGQVEVALKHPIRLLVNALGPPPKEIVDRAHEHGILVGALVGSPRHAVKQVEQGVDIIVAQGTEAGGHTGEISTMVLIPDVVDAVGPDVPVLAAGGIGSGRQMAAALALGAQGAWTGSIWLTVAEADTNPVVVDNLLRAGSRDTVRSRSMTGKPARLLRNAWTDAWERPDAPKTLPMPLQGVVWAEAARRFTRAGTPELNGFPVGQIVGRMNARRPADEVVHGLVEEWVATTQRLSGLIED, encoded by the coding sequence GTGCGAACACCCATCTGTGACCAGCTCGGCATCGAGTTCCCGATCTTCGCGTTCTCCCACTGCCGGGACGTCGTGGCGGCCGTGAGCCGCGCGGGCGGGTTCGGGGTGCTCGGCGCGCTCGCGTTCAACGCCGAGGAGCTCGAGGTCGAGCTGTCCTGGATCGACGATCACGTCGACGGCAGGCCCTACGGGGTCGACATCGTCATGCCCAACGCGTACATGGGCAAGGGCGAGGGCTTCACCCGGGAGAAGATCTCCGGCCTGGTGCCCCCGGAGCACCGGGCTTTCGTGGACGGTGTCCTCGCCGAGTACGGCGTGCCGCCGCTGCCGGACGAGGCGGAGGACGGCCGGGACATCAAGGCCGCCGGGCTCGCCGTCGACCTGGAAGGCCCCGGCCAGGTCGAGGTGGCGCTCAAGCACCCGATCCGGCTGCTCGTCAACGCGCTGGGCCCGCCGCCGAAGGAGATCGTCGACCGGGCCCATGAGCACGGCATCCTGGTCGGCGCGCTCGTCGGCAGCCCTCGGCACGCCGTCAAGCAGGTCGAGCAGGGCGTCGACATCATCGTCGCCCAGGGCACCGAGGCCGGCGGGCACACCGGCGAGATCTCGACGATGGTGCTCATCCCGGACGTCGTCGACGCGGTCGGGCCGGACGTGCCCGTGCTCGCCGCCGGCGGGATCGGCTCAGGCCGGCAGATGGCGGCGGCGCTGGCCCTGGGCGCCCAGGGCGCCTGGACCGGCTCGATCTGGCTGACGGTCGCCGAGGCGGACACGAACCCGGTCGTGGTCGACAACCTGTTGCGGGCCGGCTCGCGGGACACCGTCCGGTCGCGCTCGATGACCGGCAAGCCGGCCCGGCTGCTGCGCAACGCCTGGACCGACGCCTGGGAGCGGCCGGACGCGCCGAAGACGCTGCCGATGCCGCTGCAGGGCGTGGTCTGGGCCGAGGCGGCCCGCCGGTTCACCCGGGCCGGCACGCCGGAGCTCAACGGCTTCCCGGTCGGGCAGATCGTCGGCCGGATGAACGCGCGCCGGCCCGCCGACGAGGTCGTGCACGGCCTCGTCGAGGAATGGGTCGCGACCACCCAGCGCCTGTCCGGCCTGATCGAGGACTGA
- a CDS encoding flavin reductase, producing the protein MTSQPSNDARPVATASGPPRPVMIDPGLFRRVLGNFPTGVAVITGLDAGGAPVGLAVGSFVSASLDPPLVAFFPDRSSSSWPRIAATGRFCVNILGFDQEAVCRTFAVRGGDKFTELSWRSAPSGAPVVDGVVAWIDCDLEAVHPAGDHDLVLGRVRTLDVGRSVLPLVFFQGGYGRFSPLSLAAWEGDLAVQLRTADLARPQFEDLAARFAAECVASAAVGDEMVLVANASAGSSGELAPRVGQRIPFLPPLGTAFVAWAGPLARRAWLDRAGKDSPPGTVAALEETLAQVRAAGYSVGRGRDWHGALNTVLAKADPTDPADPGHDAIRRLIRSLPPGYESPAAASPAADGARQHADELRTLSAPVFGRDGTAVLVLTLIGVHRPLDGGAGDPVAALRAAAATVTAALGGTQPA; encoded by the coding sequence ATGACATCGCAACCGTCGAACGACGCGAGACCAGTCGCCACGGCCTCCGGGCCGCCTCGGCCGGTCATGATCGACCCAGGGCTCTTCCGCCGGGTGCTTGGGAACTTCCCAACCGGCGTCGCGGTCATCACCGGCCTCGACGCCGGCGGTGCGCCGGTCGGGCTCGCCGTCGGGTCGTTCGTTTCGGCGTCGCTCGACCCACCGCTGGTCGCCTTCTTCCCGGACCGCTCCTCGTCGAGCTGGCCGCGGATCGCCGCCACCGGCCGGTTCTGCGTCAACATCCTCGGCTTCGACCAGGAGGCGGTCTGCCGGACGTTCGCCGTCCGGGGCGGCGACAAGTTCACCGAGCTGTCCTGGCGCTCGGCGCCGTCGGGGGCACCCGTCGTCGACGGCGTCGTCGCCTGGATCGACTGTGACCTGGAGGCGGTGCATCCCGCCGGCGACCACGACCTCGTGCTCGGGCGGGTCAGGACCCTCGACGTCGGGCGCTCCGTGCTGCCGCTGGTGTTCTTCCAGGGTGGCTATGGCCGGTTCTCGCCGCTGTCGCTCGCGGCCTGGGAAGGCGACCTGGCCGTCCAGCTGCGCACCGCCGACCTGGCCCGGCCGCAGTTCGAGGACCTGGCCGCCCGGTTCGCCGCCGAGTGCGTCGCCAGCGCCGCGGTCGGGGACGAGATGGTCCTGGTCGCGAACGCCAGCGCCGGGTCGTCGGGGGAGCTCGCGCCCCGGGTCGGGCAGCGCATCCCGTTCCTGCCGCCGTTGGGCACCGCGTTCGTCGCCTGGGCCGGCCCGCTGGCGCGCCGGGCCTGGCTGGACCGGGCCGGCAAGGACAGCCCGCCCGGCACCGTCGCCGCGCTGGAGGAGACGCTCGCGCAGGTACGCGCGGCGGGCTACTCGGTCGGCCGTGGTCGCGACTGGCACGGCGCGCTGAACACGGTCCTCGCGAAGGCCGACCCGACCGACCCCGCCGACCCGGGCCACGACGCCATCCGCCGGCTGATCCGGTCGCTGCCGCCCGGCTACGAGTCGCCCGCGGCGGCGTCGCCCGCGGCGGACGGGGCACGCCAGCACGCGGACGAGCTGCGCACCCTGTCCGCGCCGGTCTTCGGCCGGGACGGCACCGCCGTCCTCGTCCTCACCCTGATCGGCGTCCACCGCCCGCTCGACGGCGGCGCCGGCGACCCGGTCGCCGCGCTGCGCGCTGCCGCCGCGACCGTCACCGCCGCTCTCGGCGGCACCCAGCCGGCCTGA
- a CDS encoding MFS transporter — protein MSAPPADARDSTDDGRAVATQPAGTAQPAGTARPPGSARSAGAPAAVPARNQIRYRDPVRLPYLLSTVGLACMTAVAAPFFSRTLRAAPFALAGVEAAGRAGGAAARYGRNQLADRRPGLRGALDLAASAGLALAAGFLAASGALWQAGACRAGSWAARGLGTPALEEQASAAGPARLGRRLGFERSVGALGGAVGALVTVALLSFTSPRGVIGFAAIPIALAVVVSAVAMVRGRSNAPEAPTAPTQITITQLRGRALGTLLVGVACYEASNIAVVLLLLRASKVVGSSGTLVTAQRVALCYGLYQLTAAVCAAWVGRLVDRAGTGLVLAAGGVSLLLAYLGLATITADHNVTLAVCFLLAGAAAGAVDTAEYTGVARLAGPESCRAAFGALAGIQSAGRVLATLTAGGLWTLVGPKAGLLVCGPLLVVATVIFLLRADRPHRQARAELTG, from the coding sequence ATGTCAGCCCCACCCGCCGACGCGCGGGACAGCACCGACGACGGCCGCGCGGTGGCCACCCAGCCGGCCGGCACCGCCCAGCCGGCGGGAACGGCCCGGCCGCCGGGATCCGCACGGTCGGCCGGGGCTCCCGCCGCAGTGCCCGCACGGAACCAGATTCGCTACCGCGACCCCGTGCGGCTGCCCTACCTGCTGTCGACGGTCGGGCTGGCGTGCATGACGGCGGTGGCCGCTCCGTTCTTCTCCCGCACGCTGCGGGCCGCGCCGTTCGCGCTCGCGGGCGTCGAGGCGGCCGGCCGGGCCGGCGGCGCGGCCGCCCGGTATGGCCGCAACCAGCTCGCCGACCGGCGTCCCGGCCTGCGGGGCGCGCTGGACCTGGCGGCCAGCGCCGGGCTGGCCCTGGCCGCCGGGTTCCTCGCGGCCAGCGGTGCGTTGTGGCAGGCCGGTGCCTGCCGGGCCGGCTCGTGGGCGGCGCGCGGGCTGGGCACGCCGGCGCTGGAGGAGCAGGCGAGCGCGGCCGGCCCGGCCCGGCTCGGCCGCCGGCTGGGTTTCGAGCGTTCGGTCGGGGCCCTCGGTGGGGCCGTGGGCGCGCTGGTCACGGTGGCTCTCCTCAGTTTCACCAGCCCGCGCGGTGTCATCGGCTTCGCCGCGATCCCGATCGCGCTGGCAGTGGTGGTGAGCGCCGTGGCCATGGTCCGAGGTCGCTCCAACGCACCGGAGGCGCCCACGGCGCCGACCCAGATCACGATCACCCAGCTGCGCGGCCGGGCGCTGGGCACCCTGCTCGTCGGAGTCGCGTGCTACGAGGCGTCCAACATCGCGGTGGTCCTGCTCCTGCTGCGGGCGTCCAAGGTCGTCGGCTCCAGTGGCACGCTCGTGACCGCCCAGCGGGTGGCGCTGTGCTATGGGCTCTACCAGTTGACCGCCGCCGTCTGCGCGGCCTGGGTGGGGCGGCTGGTGGACCGCGCCGGGACCGGCCTCGTGCTCGCCGCCGGCGGGGTGAGCCTGCTGCTGGCCTACCTGGGCCTGGCCACCATCACGGCCGACCACAACGTCACGCTCGCCGTCTGCTTCCTGCTCGCGGGCGCGGCGGCCGGCGCGGTCGACACCGCCGAGTACACCGGCGTGGCCCGGCTCGCCGGGCCGGAGAGCTGCCGGGCCGCGTTCGGGGCGCTCGCCGGCATCCAGAGCGCCGGCCGGGTGCTCGCGACGCTCACGGCCGGCGGTCTGTGGACGCTGGTCGGGCCGAAGGCCGGCCTCCTGGTCTGCGGCCCGCTGCTGGTGGTCGCGACGGTCATCTTCCTGCTGCGGGCCGACCGTCCGCACCGCCAGGCGCGGGCCGAGCTGACCGGCTAG
- a CDS encoding alcohol dehydrogenase catalytic domain-containing protein — protein MTRTGDMPAYRITAWLQSPHLVDTQVPKPGPGEVLVAVAASGLCHSDLTMCQIPGEIGELIGWRMPFTLGHEIAGTVVEAGPDAPDAPDVPDVPDVGTAVALVSPTSCGRCAYCLAGRDSACPNGLAGRGYGRDGGLAPYVVAPVRGLIPLNGLDPVAAAPLTDAGATSYHAVRRVLPVLEPGSTAVVLGAGGLGGFAIQHLKACSPARVVAVDVSPARLVTAAELGADETVPGVGDDPGMTTGAIKELTGGGAAAVLDFVGTDATIAAGIGAVRPCGAFGLVGSAGGRLRAGWYGGLPREAEVFTFQGSTIADAHAVIALAAAGRIRSLVEVFTLDQVADAYRALDEATLRGRAVVTP, from the coding sequence ATGACCCGTACCGGCGACATGCCGGCCTACCGGATCACCGCCTGGCTACAGTCGCCGCACCTGGTCGACACGCAGGTTCCGAAGCCTGGCCCCGGCGAGGTGCTGGTCGCGGTCGCGGCCAGCGGGCTGTGCCACTCCGACCTGACGATGTGCCAGATTCCCGGCGAGATCGGCGAGCTGATCGGCTGGCGGATGCCGTTCACCCTCGGGCACGAGATCGCCGGCACCGTCGTCGAGGCCGGACCGGACGCGCCGGACGCGCCGGACGTGCCGGACGTGCCGGACGTCGGCACCGCCGTGGCGCTGGTCTCGCCGACGTCCTGCGGCCGGTGCGCCTACTGTCTGGCCGGCCGGGACAGCGCCTGCCCGAATGGCCTCGCCGGCCGGGGCTACGGCCGCGACGGGGGTCTCGCGCCGTACGTGGTCGCGCCGGTGCGTGGGCTGATCCCGCTGAACGGGCTCGACCCGGTCGCCGCCGCGCCACTGACCGACGCCGGCGCCACGTCGTACCACGCGGTCCGCCGGGTGCTGCCGGTGCTGGAACCGGGCAGCACCGCGGTCGTGCTGGGCGCGGGCGGGCTCGGCGGGTTCGCGATCCAGCACCTGAAGGCCTGTTCCCCGGCCCGCGTCGTCGCCGTCGACGTCTCCCCCGCCCGGCTCGTCACGGCGGCGGAACTGGGCGCGGACGAGACAGTGCCGGGCGTCGGCGACGACCCGGGCATGACCACAGGTGCGATCAAGGAGCTGACCGGCGGCGGCGCGGCCGCCGTGCTCGACTTCGTCGGCACCGACGCGACGATCGCGGCAGGCATCGGCGCAGTCCGCCCCTGCGGCGCGTTCGGCCTGGTCGGCTCCGCCGGCGGCAGGCTGCGGGCCGGCTGGTACGGCGGCCTGCCCCGCGAGGCGGAGGTCTTCACCTTCCAGGGCTCGACGATCGCCGACGCGCACGCCGTGATCGCGCTGGCCGCCGCCGGCCGGATCCGCAGCCTGGTCGAGGTCTTCACGCTCGACCAGGTCGCCGACGCCTACCGCGCCCTCGACGAGGCCACCCTGCGCGGCCGCGCCGTCGTCACGCCTTAG